Proteins encoded within one genomic window of Saccharomyces paradoxus chromosome V, complete sequence:
- the VMA3 gene encoding H(+)-transporting V0 sector ATPase subunit c (Proteolipid subunit c of the V0 domain of vacuolar H(+)-ATPase~similar to YEL027W): protein MTELCPVYAPFFGAIGCASAIIFTSLGAAYGTAKSGVGICATCVLRPDLLFKNIVPVIMAGIIAIYGLVVSVLVCYSLGQKQALYTGFIQLGAGLSVGLSGLAAGFAIGIVGDAGVRGSSQQPRLFVGMILILIFAEVLGLYGLIVALLLNSRATQDVVC from the coding sequence atGACTGAATTGTGTCCTGTCTACGCCCCTTTCTTTGGTGCCATTGGTTGTGCCTCTGCAATTATCTTCACTTCATTAGGTGCTGCTTACGGTACTGCTAAGTCTGGTGTTGGTATCTGTGCCACCTGTGTGTTGAGACCAGACCTGTTATTCAAGAACATTGTTCCTGTTATTATGGCTGGTATCATTGCCATTTACGGTTTAGTTGTTTCCGTTTTGGTTTGTTATTCATTGGGCCAAAAGCAAGCTCTGTACACTGGTTTCATCCAATTGGGTGCCGGTCTATCAGTCGGTTTAAGTGGTCTAGCTGCTGGTTTCGCTATTGGTATTGTCGGTGATGCAGGTGTTAGAGGTTCCTCTCAACAACCAAGATTATTCGTCGGtatgattttgattttgatttttgctGAAGTTTTGGGTCTATACGGTTTGATTGTTGCTTTGTTGTTGAACTCCAGAGCTACTCAAGATGTTGTCTGTTAA
- the SNU13 gene encoding RNA binding protein SNU13 (RNA binding protein~similar to YEL026W), with product MSAPNPKAFPLADAALTQQILDVVQQAANLRQLKKGANEATKTLNRGISEFIIMAADCEPIEILLHLPLLCEDKNVPYVFVPSRVALGRACGVSRPVIAASITTNDASAIKTQIYAVKDKIETLLI from the coding sequence ATGTCTGCCCCAAACCCAAAGGCTTTCCCATTAGCCGATGCTGCATTAACCCAACAAATCTTGGATGTCGTTCAACAAGCTGCTAACTTGAGACAATTGAAGAAAGGTGCCAACGAAGCTACCAAAACTTTGAACCGTGGTATTTCTGAATTCATCATTATGGCTGCTGACTGTGAACCTATTGAAATCCTATTGCATTTACCATTACTATGTGAAGATAAGAATGTTCCATACGTCTTTGTCCCATCTAGAGTTGCTTTGGGTAGAGCTTGTGGTGTTTCTAGACCAGTTATTGCTGCTTCTATTACCACTAACGATGCTTCTGCTATCAAGACCCAAATCTACGCTGTTAAGGACAAGATTGaaactttattgatttAA